DNA from Variovorax sp. V213:
TGTCGCTAGAGCTTGCAGTGGGCGTCGGCGTGCCGCGTGTGAGCGCAATGGCGCGCTGGATCAGGTTCTGGTCCCACGCGTGCAATTGCCGCGCAATCACCCCCACGCGCTCGGCCAGGTTGCGCAGCTGCCGCACGTTGCCCGGAAAGTAGGTCTCCGCGACCGCGTCGCTGAGCCAGTGCGGCGTTTCGCCCAACGCTTCGAGCTCGTCGCCCAGCACATTGGCCAGCAGCGCCTTGAAGATCGCGATCTTGTCGATCTCGCCGCGCACTTCGAGGCTGGGCACATGCAGCTCGATCACCGCGAGCCGGTAGAACAGGTCGGCACGGAACTCGCCGCTCGCCACCATCTCCCGCAGGTTGCGGTTGGTGGCGGCCACCAGCCGAAAGTCGACGCGAATCGGCGCCGTGGCACCCAGCCGCGTGACCGCGTTGTCCTCGAGCACGCGCAGCAGCTTGACCTGCTGGTACTTCGGCAGGTCGCCGATCTCGTCGAGAAACAGCGTGCCGCCCGTCGCCTGCTCGAAGTAGCCGCGGTGCGCATGCACGGCACCGGTGAACGAGCCCTTCGTGTGGCCGAAGAAGAGCGACTCGAACAGGCCGTCGGGAATCGCGCCGCAGTTCACCGCCACGAACGCGCCCTTGCTGTAGTGCTGGTGCCCGAGATGGAGTTGCTGCGCGATGCGTTCCTTGCCCACCCCCGTTTCGCCGCGCACCAGCACGCTGTGGTTGCAGTCGGCAAAGGCGCCCACTTCGGCGAGCAGCGATTTCATCGCCTCCGAATGCGCCACCAGCACGTCGGGCGCCTGCGGCGCCACGTCGCGCGCGCGCAGCTGCCGCACCAGCTTGGCCACCATCGTGCGCAACTCGGCGCAGGTGAAGTCGTAGGGCAGAACGTGCAGGTACTCGGGCGGGTAAGTGCGCGAGTCGCGGTCCCGCGAAGCCGCGGCCACCCAGATCACCGGCATGCCCTGCAGCAGTTCGGTGGCATGCGCCAGCCCCCCGCCGTCGATGACCGTGACGCTGATGATCGCGACCGAAGGCCGAAGCGCAGTGCCGCGCTCCTGCTGAGGAGGCGGCATGCCGTCGGCCCGGATCACCTCGACGTCGAAGCTCGCCATGCACCGCGCGATACGATCGAGGATGTCGGCCTTGCCTTCCCAGACAAAGAGGTCGAGTTCGTCGAAGTTGGGGGGGGAACTCATGTCGAAAATTATGCGTGTCAATAAACGAGTTCGGCACCCTTGGAGCAGCTCAGGCGGGCACCGACTTCCGTTTGGGCGAGGCTGGCGCCAAGCACGTCGCCCAGCAAAGCGGTCAACAATGGATCAAGCAACGGACCCAGTAAATCCGAGACTACGCCTTGAAGAGCAGTGACGACCCCGCTCAGTGTGTTGGTCAACGCTGTGAGAACCCCCGGAAGGCCACCATTAGGCGCCGTTGGCGGAATGGTGGTCATCAGATTGCTCAAACCCGAGAGAGTGTTGCTCAAGCTGTTCACAACGTTCTGCGTCGAAATGGCAAGGTATGCAGGTTGCCCGTCCAGGTCGGGCGGATTCTGAAAGAACTGCGACTGGGTCGTTGCGCCGATGGGAAGCTCAGCTTTCAGTCCGAGGCCGCCGCCGTAGAAGGCCTTGCGATGCGCGGTATCGCAGCTGAGCTTGCCAATACCGAGCGGTCCCAGTACGCACGACTGAGAGCCGATGTCGATGATCGGTAACGAGCTGACCACTGGCGCTGTACTCGATGCAAAGGCGTTGGCCTTTGCAAGCGCAACTGTCGCACCCAAGTTGCCGATACGCAAGTTTGCGATCGAGGTAACCGTTTGCGCGGTGAGTGACTTTGCATCTGCTGCGCAATTGAAATCCGTCACGTGAGATGAACCACCCCCTGCATCCAGGCTGATGTCGAGCCTCAGCGGTGCCGGCAGGATCTTGATGTCGGTCACATCTCGCGTACATCCCAGAACGCAGTTGAGGAGGTTCGTGAGCCCAGTCACGAGATTGAGACTGAGAAGATTGTTCAGCAGATCGGTGACGGGCGTAGCCGCTGCAAGAACGGCGTTGGCTACATCACTCACTCCATTTAAGGCTGGCAGATCGATCGAAAAGAATGTCCGGACCTGGGCCGTTCGCACGTAGATCTGGTTTGGTCCGGTGGGATTGAGCTTGGCGAGTGCCGGATTGCCCACGGCAGACATTTGCGGCGGCTCGATCACCTTGATGCTGGCGCTAACCCCCGCAAGGTTTACATCTGCGACCACCCCGTTTTTTCCATTGGCTGCTTGGACCACGCCCTGCAGCAATTGGAAAACCTGAATGTTGGTGTCCAACCCCGCCGCATCGGTGCCGGCCTGCGCGCCCAGCAGGTTTCCGAGCTTCAGCAGAGGCTGGGCGGGGGCGGCATTGGCAGCGATCTTCACCAGGTTGAGAGCGTCGATCGCCGCTTGGGCCGTACCCCCGTTCCGTTGGAGTGCATTGATCATGGCCTGTACCAACGTGCCCACCGCAACATCGGCGGCCAGAACCTGGTCATACTTCCCGGCCCCGATACCCAGCTCAAGCGCCAGTTCGTCGAGAAAAGTCAGCAACTTGAGTTCGGTGGTGATCAAGCCGTTCCAACCCACAGCGTCGAGGTTGAGGCTGCCCCCCAAAAGCCCGCCGAACACCGCGTTGAGCAAAGGAGATTGGGTGTCCACGCTGACGAGCGTGCTGCGAATATTCAAGGCCGCTAACGGGTGCCGTTGAGCCGCCAAAGCGTCGACGGCAACAGGTCTTGGCTGGTTGCCGGGAATACCTGCAAGCAGCAGCGCCGGAGTTCTGTTGATGGTGACTCGCACGGCATTGAATTTTTGGCCGCTCTCCGGCGGCCCGAAGTGCGGAGCCGTCGGCCTGGATGCGGGATCCCAATGGCCGCACACCACGCTGTCTGCTGCGACCGGGGCCAGTCCAGTCGGAAAGTTCCGTGCAGCATTGGCAATTGCTGCCGCCGTTGCAGTCATGCAGCTATCTCCTTCGAGCACCTGTGCACCCGCCAGTGCAGCGAGGTCCGCCGTCTTCTGAAGTTCGCGTTTCAGAAAGAACAGGTAGCCCAGCTCGGTGCCCACGAGAACGATCACCAGAAGACTCAAAGCGATGACCGAATTGATGACTACCGACCCGCTTTGCCGACCTGGAGTTCTTCGATTGAATGGATGCATCTTGCGCCGCTACGAAGAGGATCTGGTCGCCGTGGCCTTGCCAAGCAGGCGGTCGGGCATCCAGCTTCCGGTGAGAGGAATGGGCGGTAAAAGCGGATTGGCCCGGTACGGGTAGGTCACTTTCACTGCAACCTCGCCAGATGAAAAGTTCACTTCAGGAGGGGCGTCGGCCATCTTTATGCGGAGCCATGTCTCTTTCGACGAGGGAGCAGTGCCCGCAGCGGCAGGGGTAATCATCGAGAGTGCCAGCGACCGGTAGATCGCCGTTCGAACATTGGCCTGCAGGTCCGCGGCAGGCGTGTCGCTGCGAAAAAATTGAGCGGCTCTCGCGCCATCCTCCGCTGCCCGGGAGACAACTTGCTGGACATAGAGAACGCCGCAGAACGTAACGAGGCCATAGATGCCCAGGAACAGGACGCTGAAGACGAGGGCGAACTCGATTGCTGCGACGCCTCTCTGTTGGCGAGATATGGCCCGTTCGAGTTTCAGGCGAGCGGACTTCACAACGACCTTCCATCGAGCAACATGCTGGCCTTGCCCGCAACCCGGTCGGGCACGGCAAAGCTGGGAAAAGCGGGGAACAGCGCTTCTATGCCGTCGACCGTGACCGTGACGACCATCTGGCAACGGTTGCTCCAAGCCAACCTGCAATCAGGTTCCTCTTGCTGGCAGTCATCTGCTCCAGCGATGCAGATGTCTGCCACGACGTCCAGATTCGCTTTCAGAGACGCAGGCAACCAGCCAGAGCGATCGACCGCCACACCGCGGGCTATTTCTTTTCTTGTATTCAGCCCGCTCTGATAGCGCAGCCCGGCGCGGGCACCGTCTTCCGCGGCGTTCTGCAGGCTCATGCGCATCGTTAACAAGAAGCCGTAGCAGATGACGGCATAAAGCAGCGCAAAGACGATCAGGAACACAAACGCAAACTCGATCGCATACACCCCGCGCTGGGCACGCCCGTTTTTTGCGTGGTCGCGTATTTCCATCGTGTTTCTCTTTGCGACGCGGATCGGGCTCGTTGCTTAACGAGACCCGGACGAAGAACCACCGCCACCATTGGACTTGGTCACCGTCGAGCCAAGGTGCTCGGGAATCGGATGTTCGAAGCTCTTGATGTAGCGCTCGTAGCTGCGACTGGCAACGCTTCCGGCAATAGGCCGGGGCGTGGGCGATCCAATTTCTCCGCTGCGTTGCCAGGCAAGCAGGTTTTGCGTCGCATCACCGAGCAGCAGTGGCGGTGGGTCGAGTTCTTCGGCCTCGGCCGGCGCGGCCTGATTCTGTATGGGCTGGGCAACGGTTGGCATCGCGACGGCCTTTGCACCCGCATCATCTGATCTGCCCGTATTCGCTTGCGCGAAGGCGTTCGTTGCCATGAAGAGAAGTGCGGCGGTCAAGGCCGCACGAACGGGCAGCGAGGCGATCCGTTCGGTGGATTCGGGGTTCATGGTGTACCTCGTGGGATCGAGTTCGGGGAGAAGGGCGCTTCGGCATTCGACGCCGGCGGATTCGTCTGGATCGCAGTCCTCGTGCTGCCCGCGCCTGTCCACCGGGACGGCTTGAGAGCAAGGGGCGCAACAATCGGCTCACCGCGGGTCGAGGCCGGTGCCGCGGCAACGATGGGGGCGGCCAGTCCGCCTGGTGCACGCAGCTGCTGCGCCGCTTCGCGCACGGCCATGCGCGTTGTTTCGGACATGCGGTTCGCGTCCATCAGCGCTGTGGCTTGATCCCGCTGATTGGTTACTTCCAGATAGAGCGCAAGATTGGCTTGTGCCTGCGTGCTGTCCGGACGCAACTGGAGCGCCTGCATCAATGGAAGCCGCGCCTGGTCGATCTGGCCGGCGCGCAGCTGGGCATAGCCGAGATCGCTCAGCAACAGCGCATCGGTCGGCGTGCGGCGCTGCGCCTGTGAAAGCAACTGCACCGCCTCGGCGTAGTTGCCGCGCGCGCCTGCGAGCAGGCCCAGTCCACGATAGCCCGCGCTTTCCAGCGGCGTGCCCATCAGGCGTTTGTACGCGGTCTCGGCGGCGGCAGCCTGCCCTGTCTGGCGCAGCGCTTCAGCACGCGCGCGCGAGGACTCGGGCGATACGCTCCAACGCTGTTCGAGCGCGTCGATGTGCGCGAGCGATGCAAACCACAGGTCTTCTTTCTGCATCTGCTCGACAAGCCTGAGATATGTGGCCTGGGTGTCCACGGACGCCCCTGCTTTCGTATCCGCAGCCGCCTCGGCAGCCTTGCGCTGTTGCGCATCGGCGCTGGCGGCGTATTGATCCTTGAGGCCGGCGCAGCCTGCGGCAGAGAGGGACACAGCGGCGGCGGTGGCGAAAGCCAGTACACGGCGGGCGGGCTGCAAGCCCATGCAAAGGGCGGATGGTTTCATTTGGCGGCGGTTCCCAGTGCGCGGAAGATCGCAAGAAAGGCGGGGCCCGCCGTGACGATGACCAGTGCGGGCAGCAGGGTGGTCACCATGACGGCAGTCATCTTCACCGTGATCTTTCCGATTTTTTCCTTCATTTCGGAACGCCGGTGTTCGCGCAGCCGATCGCTGAAGATGCGAAGCGGTTCCTGTACGGCGCCGCCGTGCTTGTCGACCTGCACGAGCAAGGACACGAGTCCGCGCAGGTTTTCGTTCTTGTGCAAGGTCGCAAGGCGTTGCAGCGAATGCTCGCGGCTGCGGCCGCGGCTGTACAGGTTGTTGGCCAAGGTCAACTCGTAGCCGAGCACGCGCAGCACATGCGAGAAGTCGCTGGCCATGATCTGCAGGCTCTGGTCCAGGCTGAGGCCAACGCCTTGCAGAAGGCGCAGCAAATCGATGAACAGCGGAAGCTCCTGGTTCGCTCGCTCGCGCCGTGAGGCGGCAAAGCGTCCGAGCACCCATTTCGGCGCCATGAAGCCCGTGACGAGTGCGACCGCCAGCACGATGGTGACAGTGCGCTGCTGATGGCCTGCGCTCCACAGCACATAGGCGAGAAAGGGAAGAAAGAATGCCAGAAGAACACGGGTCACCAGAAAGATCAGCTGAGCGCGCTTCGAGGAAAGGCCGCACTGGTCGATGAGATTCCGGTCTTCGTCTGCCACGAATGCCCGACCGATTCTTGAATCGAGCCAGTGGAACGGCAGTTCGATGTCCGGCTTCGCCGAGGCGCCGGTCTCTGCGGTCGAATCGGCGGAGGCTCTCGATGCTTGCGGAGCCGTCACGACCTGCTGGATGGCACGGTCGATGACTTTGCCGCTGCGTGTGCGTCGCAACTCGGCCGCAATCAGCGCGCCAGCGCCAGCCATCAAACCCAGGGCCAACAACGTCAGACTAACGATCGCCAGTTGATCGGAGGTCATGGTCATGTCAGTTTTGCCAATCGGTAGAGGAGCGCCGCGCCAAACAACTGAAAGCCCCCTGCAGAGAGGACCATCATTCGACCGGTCCCGTCGTTCCACATCCCCAGGAAGTAGCCGGGATTGGTCAGGATGAAGAAGGCGCCCACGCTCACAGGCAGCAATCCAAGGATCCACGCAGACAGCCGGGTTTCAGAAGACATGGCGAGCAGCTCATGCTCTGCCTGCTCGCGGTCGCGCATGAAGTTGCCTACACGCTCCAGCAGCAGGTCGGAGCGTCCGCCGTAACGCACACCCAGGCCGAGAATGGAGGCCAGCAGGAACATCTCCTCGATGCGGACATTGCTGGCTGTCTGGTGCAAGGCGCGGTCCAGATCCATGCCCGCGCGCACCAGAGATGCCGAACGTTCCAGCTGGGCTCGCAGCGGAGCCTCCGTGGTGGCGATCGCAAGCTGAAACGCCGCCTGCGTGGAGTTGCCGATGGTGATCAGCCGCACCATCGCATCGATATATGCGGGCAGCTGGCTGATCATCTTTCGGCGGAACTTCTGCAGACGCAGCCAGACCGCGAATACGGCGAGGAGCACCAACAGGGTGAGCGCACTCAACGCCGCGATCCAGCCCCCAAACAGTCCGGCGATCGCGGCCAGCGCCACGATGGCGGCCAGGCCCAGCGCGGCGGTGCGCGCATCGATCACGCCTATCAGCCATTCGGGCAGGGCCTTTTCAAGAAGCCCGGGGGGGGCGGTGGCCGGGGTGGTTGCGTCGGCGTTGAGCCATGGGTCCGTGGTCACGCCCATCATGAGACTGTCGTTGGCCGGATCCCTCGAAGGCATTGGCAGCGGCGCCGCAGCGGCGGTGCTGGCCAGAATCTGCTGGTTCAGGTGCCGCTCCGCCGCCTGGCGTGCCTGGCGCCCCTTTGCCCACTGCCACAGCAGCAGCCCCGCGGCCGCAAGCAGCAGCGCGATGCAAGCCACTGTCAGCAGGACTTTAGCCACGGTTGTCTCCCTGCTGGGTCCGCGACAGCGACTGGCGGAAGCGCGTGATCTTGGGCGAATGCGGCGCAATGCCGAGCGAAATCCATCGATCGCGTTCCTCGCCATCGGGCGACACAATCGGTTCGTAGCGGTAAAGCTCCTGCATCGCGACCACGTTGTCGTTGACGCCGGTGACTTCACTCAGCGAGATGATTCGACGCTGGCCACCTGAAAGACGCCCGATCTGCACGATGAAATCGATGGCATTGGCGATCTGCCGGCGCAGGCTGACCTCGCTGCCCTGATAGCCGGCGAAGCCCGCGAGCATCTCGAGCCGGTAGAGACATTCGCGCGGCGAGCTCGCGTGGATGGTGCCCATCGAACCTTCGTGGCCCGTGTTCATGGCCTGCATCATCTCGATGACTTCGGCGCCGCGCACTTCGCCCACGATGATGCGGTCCGGCCGCATGCGCAAGCTGTTGCGCAGCAGGTCGCGGATCGACACCACGCCCGTGCCGTCAAAGCCGCCGGGGCGGCTTTCGAGCCGAACGACGTGGCTGGTGCCGAGCGACAGCTCCGCCGTGTCTTCGATGGTGATGACGCGCTCGCGCGCGGGAATGAAGGTTGCTAGCGCATTGAGCAGCGAGGTTTTTCCCGAACTGGTGCCGCCACTGACGAGGATGTTGCAGCGCGCGCGCACGGCAATCTCCAGCAACTGCGCCATGCCCGCGTCAAAGGTGCCGAGCTTCACCAGATCGGCCGGCGTGAGCGGCTCCTTGCGGAACTTTCGGATCGAAACCGAGAGCCCGTCGATTGCCAGCGGCTCGATGATCACGTTGATGCGGCCGCCATCCGGCAGGCGCGCGTCGACCATCGGGTTGGATTCGTCGAGCCGGCGCCCGAGCGGCGCGAGGATGCGGCGCACGATGCGCATCACATGCTCTGCATCGGCAAAGCGCACGGTCTCGCGCTCCAGCATGCCGTGGCGCGACACGTACACGTTCTGGTAGCCGTTGATCAGGATGTCTTCGACGGCGGGATCGTTGAGCAGGTCTTCCAGCGGGCCAAAGCCCGCAAGCTCCTTGGTCAGTGCATCCGAGATGAGCTGCATCTCGCGGTCATTGATCGGAACGCGGCGCAGCCGGACGAAGCTGTCGACCTCCAGTTCGACGAACTGCTGGATCGACGCGCGCGACCAGCGGCCGAACTCCGCGCCGAGCTCTTCGATGCGGCTCAGCAGGTGGTCGTGCGTCCAGCTCTTGATGTCCTGGAACTGCTGGGAATTGATGAACGCCTGGTCGTCGTCGGCGAATTCGAGATCGTTGGACATGGGGCGGTTCAACCTTGACTAGAGCTTTTCCAGAAGCCGGCAATTTGCGACATTCGCGCGACCCAGCTGGATTCCTTGGCCGGCGCCTGGCCTGCTTCGGACATGTATTCCTGGTTCAGTCCGCGTGCGAGGCCGGCTACGGCCTGCGAATACGCGTCGTTGCGTGCGGTGCGCACCAGCATTTCGCCGCGGCTCGCGGCCGCCAGCAGTTGCGTGCTGCGTGCCGGCACAACATGGTGCAGCGGCAGTTCGAGCCGCTCGGCAATGTCCTTGGCCGGCAGCCCGACCTGGCTGTCGAACTTGTTGACCACGAGCGACAGCCGATCAGTCTCGACGCCGCGCGCGCGCAGTTCCTTGAGCATGTTCGCCGTGGAGACGATCGCACCGATGCTCTGGTCGCACACCACCCAGCTGCGCTGGGCTGCCTTCACGGTCTGGGCGACAAAGTCAAGGGTCGAAAAGCCGCCGAGGTCGGCGATCTGGAAATCGAAGAAGTCGCCGAGCCGCTTGATCAGCGCCACCGAATCCGCATGCGAGATCTCGCGTACCTGCGCGAGACTCGTCGGCAGTGGAAGCACAGCGACGCCGCTCGTGTGGTGGGCCACCGCGGTGTGCAGCAACGTCTGGTCGAGGCGTCGCAGGTTGCGCACGCCATCGACAAAGCTGAAGCCGCTTTGGGTGTCGAGATACAGAAGACCGTCGCGGGCGGGCAGCCCGAGATCGAGCAACGCAACTCCGCGGCGCGTGTTGCGACCATGAGGGAGCGTGGCCGACTGAGACAGCTGGTCGTTGAGCATCAGAGAAAGGCTGGCCGCGAGGGTTGTCACGCCGATGCCGGGGCGGGCGCCGAGCAGCGCAAGCGTGCATCCGCGGGCGCGGCTTTGCATGCTGCTTTGACGATCGAGCAGCTTGCGCAGCGTATTGATCGCATCGGTCGGCGGTGCGCTCATGTCGACAAAATCGTCCACCCCTGCACGCAGCGCGGCGAGCATGGAAGCCGGCTCGGCCGAAACGCCTGTCGCCAGCACCGGCAGCGTTGGCCACTCGCGTTTAAGGCGCTGGTGAAGTTCGCTTGCCGCAGTGGCGTGGTCTCCCGAGAAATCGAGAAAGACCGCCGCGGGACCAAGCATGGCGATGCGCTCGTCGATCGACTTGGCCTCGGATGGAAGGATCACCACCGCGCCCAGCCGGCCGAGTGCGTCGGTCAGCCAGGTGATGTGGCTGCTGTTCGGCGATGCGAAGAGATAGGTCTCCGCACCGGTTTCGGGAAGGCTGTCGCGTGGAGCGTTCATGGCGTCGGCCACTGGCTTTGTGAAGGTTGTTTCCGTCAACGCGAGAAGCCCGGCACGGTCGTACCCGAGGCCGGCCCCAGCAGATGCGCACGCCACACCGGGCCATCGCGTTGCTCGGCACCACCCGGCAGGTACGGACCAAGATCCGTGCCGCGCGCAATGGGCTTCACCAGATGCGGCGTGACAAGGATCACCAGTTCCTTTTCGCTCATCTGGTACTTGTTCTGCTTGAAGAAGGTTCCGAGCACCGGGATATCGCCGAGCAATGGAACCTTGTCGGCGTTCGAAGTCGTGGTGCGGCTCACCAGGCCGCCGATGATGAAGCTCTCGCCGTCGCCGAGTTCGACCGTGGTGTCGGCCCGGCGCGTGCTGATCGCGGGCACCGCGACACCGCCAATGCTGAGCGAGTTGGTGTAGTCCAGGTCGCTGGCCTCGGGCGCCACCTTGAGCACGATGCGGTCGTTCGAGAGCACGGTGGGCGTGAGCGTGAGGCCGATGCCGAACGGCTTGTATTCGATGCTCGTGGTGCCCAGGCCCTGCGGTGCCGGCACGGGCAATTCACCGCCGGCCAGGAAGCTTGCGCTCTGGCCCGACAGCGCCACCAGCGTCGGTTCCGCAAGCACGCGGGCCATGCCGTTGCCCTCGAGGAAACCGACGTTCAGGCCGAGCCCGGCCTTGCCGAAGTTGAACAGGAGGCTGAAGGCTTGGGCGAGCGGGTTGTTGTATTCACCGCTGATCGAGCCATCGCTTCCGAACGTTGCGGAGCGCAGCGACGACGGCGTGAACACGCCGAAGCTGAAGCCGTTGGAGTTGGCGCGCGTGCTGAAGATGTTGAGGCCGGCCTGCTTGAGCACGCTGCGGTTGAACTCGACGATCTTGACTTCGACCTGCACGGTGTTGCTTCGTACGTTGATGACGGAGCGGTCGATCAGTGCCGACTTTTCTCCGCCGGCGGCCATCGCCGCGTCGCGCGCTTCCTGGTGCGCAGCCATGCTGTTGAGCGAGCCAGAGAGCGTGGAGGCGCGGCGCCGCACTTCGAGCGCATAGACCGTGGCGGTCGACTGGCCCTTTTCCCAGACCATGAGCGTGGTCCGCCCCGCAGCCTTGCCGGTCACGATGAGGCGCGCGGCCGGCGAGTTGGGCGATTGGCGGGTGAGCGCGACACCGGCCACCGTCTCGTCGGCGATGGCCATGCGCTCGATACCCTTGCCGATCAGCAGTTCCTTTTGAGTGCCAGCGTCGATCCGCAGTTGAAGTGCGGGGCGAAGAGACGTCGCCTCTGCCGGATCTGCGGCTGCGGAGACCCCAGGCCAGACGCCCGAGGCCAGCAGGCACAGCACAGCGAGTGCTGGACGCAGTGGACGGGCCGGACCGGCTGTTTTCGCGAGAGGGGCGATCGTCATGGAGTTCGTTTCCTGCGTGGCATGCATGGGCATGCCGCTTGTTGCTGATCAGTAGTTGATGGTTTCGCTGCGGTCGCCACGAATGACTTCGACCTTGAGTCCACCGCGGGAGTCTTCGGTGCGAGCCGTCGGAATCCGCGCAGCAGCAATAGCCGGCACGCGTGAGGCGCTGCCCGGCTTGCCGCCGGTCACGAAATCCGCCGTGGTGATGCCGGCCTGCGCGCGGTCCAGGCCTTCCAGTTGCGGGCGGCGCGGTTCGCCGGCTTTTGGCGGAGACGGCTGCAGGGCGGTGGGCAACTCGGCAAAGAGTTTCGGATCGGGTTCCGACATGTCGGTGGGATTGCGCAGCGCCAGGATCAAGCGGCCGCTGTTCTCGGCAAGCGTGAGCCGGTTGACATCGTCCACCGGCACTGCGAGCACGGCAGTCCGGGCCGCCTCGGCGCGCTGGGCCTGCTGTGCGCCACCGTTCTTGTCCATCTTGGAAGGCAGGCCATCGACGGAGGCGCTGCCGTAGGCCAGCACGCGCTTGCGCGACAGGAAGAGGCGCGCCTGGCTGCGGTCGATGTCCTTGCCGTCGGACTTGAGCATCAGGAACACGTCGACGAAGTCGCCGGGTTGAACCTTGTTGCCCACACCCATGATCTCGTCGGCCTTGATGGCAACTGCACGTTCGCCTTCTGCGACGCGCAGGGCCAGACCGGAAACGAGCTGGCCTTGGAGAAGCGGCGAGCCTTCGCCCAGATCGATCACCGGCACGCGCCCCGCGAGCAGCGCGGTGTCCTGGAAGGCGCCCACGGGATTGATCGTCAGGCGTTCGATGCGAAGTGCATCGGCCGGGATCGCCTGGCCCGCAGGAAGCGGCTTGGCCGCCACGACCACGGGGAAGGTCTGCGCCTGGACAGCCTTGCCGGGAGCGGCGGCAGAGGGGGCGACTGCGACGGGCGGCGGGGGCTGGCGGCTGAGCATCCACGCATAGCCGCCGAGC
Protein-coding regions in this window:
- a CDS encoding sigma 54-interacting transcriptional regulator: MSSPPNFDELDLFVWEGKADILDRIARCMASFDVEVIRADGMPPPQQERGTALRPSVAIISVTVIDGGGLAHATELLQGMPVIWVAAASRDRDSRTYPPEYLHVLPYDFTCAELRTMVAKLVRQLRARDVAPQAPDVLVAHSEAMKSLLAEVGAFADCNHSVLVRGETGVGKERIAQQLHLGHQHYSKGAFVAVNCGAIPDGLFESLFFGHTKGSFTGAVHAHRGYFEQATGGTLFLDEIGDLPKYQQVKLLRVLEDNAVTRLGATAPIRVDFRLVAATNRNLREMVASGEFRADLFYRLAVIELHVPSLEVRGEIDKIAIFKALLANVLGDELEALGETPHWLSDAVAETYFPGNVRQLRNLAERVGVIARQLHAWDQNLIQRAIALTRGTPTPTASSSDRNGYNGGGNGIALDGNGDRKGWNSSERNRIIAALEINDWKRQDTAQHLGISRKVLWEKMRKYQILDGEPGIPEDA
- a CDS encoding TadG family pilus assembly protein, coding for MHPFNRRTPGRQSGSVVINSVIALSLLVIVLVGTELGYLFFLKRELQKTADLAALAGAQVLEGDSCMTATAAAIANAARNFPTGLAPVAADSVVCGHWDPASRPTAPHFGPPESGQKFNAVRVTINRTPALLLAGIPGNQPRPVAVDALAAQRHPLAALNIRSTLVSVDTQSPLLNAVFGGLLGGSLNLDAVGWNGLITTELKLLTFLDELALELGIGAGKYDQVLAADVAVGTLVQAMINALQRNGGTAQAAIDALNLVKIAANAAPAQPLLKLGNLLGAQAGTDAAGLDTNIQVFQLLQGVVQAANGKNGVVADVNLAGVSASIKVIEPPQMSAVGNPALAKLNPTGPNQIYVRTAQVRTFFSIDLPALNGVSDVANAVLAAATPVTDLLNNLLSLNLVTGLTNLLNCVLGCTRDVTDIKILPAPLRLDISLDAGGGSSHVTDFNCAADAKSLTAQTVTSIANLRIGNLGATVALAKANAFASSTAPVVSSLPIIDIGSQSCVLGPLGIGKLSCDTAHRKAFYGGGLGLKAELPIGATTQSQFFQNPPDLDGQPAYLAISTQNVVNSLSNTLSGLSNLMTTIPPTAPNGGLPGVLTALTNTLSGVVTALQGVVSDLLGPLLDPLLTALLGDVLGASLAQTEVGARLSCSKGAELVY
- a CDS encoding TadE/TadG family type IV pilus assembly protein, which produces MKSARLKLERAISRQQRGVAAIEFALVFSVLFLGIYGLVTFCGVLYVQQVVSRAAEDGARAAQFFRSDTPAADLQANVRTAIYRSLALSMITPAAAGTAPSSKETWLRIKMADAPPEVNFSSGEVAVKVTYPYRANPLLPPIPLTGSWMPDRLLGKATATRSSS
- a CDS encoding TadE/TadG family type IV pilus assembly protein; protein product: MEIRDHAKNGRAQRGVYAIEFAFVFLIVFALLYAVICYGFLLTMRMSLQNAAEDGARAGLRYQSGLNTRKEIARGVAVDRSGWLPASLKANLDVVADICIAGADDCQQEEPDCRLAWSNRCQMVVTVTVDGIEALFPAFPSFAVPDRVAGKASMLLDGRSL
- a CDS encoding DUF3613 domain-containing protein, producing the protein MNPESTERIASLPVRAALTAALLFMATNAFAQANTGRSDDAGAKAVAMPTVAQPIQNQAAPAEAEELDPPPLLLGDATQNLLAWQRSGEIGSPTPRPIAGSVASRSYERYIKSFEHPIPEHLGSTVTKSNGGGGSSSGSR
- a CDS encoding tetratricopeptide repeat protein, yielding MKPSALCMGLQPARRVLAFATAAAVSLSAAGCAGLKDQYAASADAQQRKAAEAAADTKAGASVDTQATYLRLVEQMQKEDLWFASLAHIDALEQRWSVSPESSRARAEALRQTGQAAAAETAYKRLMGTPLESAGYRGLGLLAGARGNYAEAVQLLSQAQRRTPTDALLLSDLGYAQLRAGQIDQARLPLMQALQLRPDSTQAQANLALYLEVTNQRDQATALMDANRMSETTRMAVREAAQQLRAPGGLAAPIVAAAPASTRGEPIVAPLALKPSRWTGAGSTRTAIQTNPPASNAEAPFSPNSIPRGTP
- a CDS encoding type II secretion system F family protein — encoded protein: MTMTSDQLAIVSLTLLALGLMAGAGALIAAELRRTRSGKVIDRAIQQVVTAPQASRASADSTAETGASAKPDIELPFHWLDSRIGRAFVADEDRNLIDQCGLSSKRAQLIFLVTRVLLAFFLPFLAYVLWSAGHQQRTVTIVLAVALVTGFMAPKWVLGRFAASRRERANQELPLFIDLLRLLQGVGLSLDQSLQIMASDFSHVLRVLGYELTLANNLYSRGRSREHSLQRLATLHKNENLRGLVSLLVQVDKHGGAVQEPLRIFSDRLREHRRSEMKEKIGKITVKMTAVMVTTLLPALVIVTAGPAFLAIFRALGTAAK
- a CDS encoding type II secretion system F family protein, which translates into the protein MAKVLLTVACIALLLAAAGLLLWQWAKGRQARQAAERHLNQQILASTAAAAPLPMPSRDPANDSLMMGVTTDPWLNADATTPATAPPGLLEKALPEWLIGVIDARTAALGLAAIVALAAIAGLFGGWIAALSALTLLVLLAVFAVWLRLQKFRRKMISQLPAYIDAMVRLITIGNSTQAAFQLAIATTEAPLRAQLERSASLVRAGMDLDRALHQTASNVRIEEMFLLASILGLGVRYGGRSDLLLERVGNFMRDREQAEHELLAMSSETRLSAWILGLLPVSVGAFFILTNPGYFLGMWNDGTGRMMVLSAGGFQLFGAALLYRLAKLT
- a CDS encoding CpaF family protein — translated: MSNDLEFADDDQAFINSQQFQDIKSWTHDHLLSRIEELGAEFGRWSRASIQQFVELEVDSFVRLRRVPINDREMQLISDALTKELAGFGPLEDLLNDPAVEDILINGYQNVYVSRHGMLERETVRFADAEHVMRIVRRILAPLGRRLDESNPMVDARLPDGGRINVIIEPLAIDGLSVSIRKFRKEPLTPADLVKLGTFDAGMAQLLEIAVRARCNILVSGGTSSGKTSLLNALATFIPARERVITIEDTAELSLGTSHVVRLESRPGGFDGTGVVSIRDLLRNSLRMRPDRIIVGEVRGAEVIEMMQAMNTGHEGSMGTIHASSPRECLYRLEMLAGFAGYQGSEVSLRRQIANAIDFIVQIGRLSGGQRRIISLSEVTGVNDNVVAMQELYRYEPIVSPDGEERDRWISLGIAPHSPKITRFRQSLSRTQQGDNRG